Proteins encoded by one window of Longimicrobiales bacterium:
- a CDS encoding pitrilysin family protein → MRRSLPIALALVTGFVAAPASTHAQAEQLTVPVTYDSLDNGLRIVLSEDHSAPTATVAVYYNIGFRIEPRDRTGFAHLFEHMMFQGSRNLGKNEFIQLVQSNGGVLNGSTRFDHTNYFQVVPAHTLETMLWAEADRMKGLDITQENLTNQQGVVANEVKVNVLNQPYGGFPWLDLPQYANENWHNAHNFYGDLADLEAATLEDVQSFFRQYYAPNNAVLVVVGDFDPQQTMAWIRQYFGPIPAVELEPKPDITEPRQTEEKQAVKQDPLANRPALALGYHMPAKDTPEYYAMALIDQILAQGRDSRLYQALVQDRAMTSGVSAGANFALGNMFNINGPTLYSISLLHDETTPAASIVAAIDSVITDLQTRPVDPETLDLALVKMRSWLYSNVESGFGRADLLAAFALFDDDPGKINRIEDELRKVTPELIMRTAREYLRTTNRTVLRVENRPAS, encoded by the coding sequence ATGCGCCGTTCACTCCCGATTGCCCTCGCACTCGTGACGGGCTTCGTGGCCGCGCCGGCATCGACGCACGCCCAGGCCGAACAGCTGACGGTACCTGTCACCTACGACTCGCTGGACAACGGTCTCAGGATCGTGCTGTCGGAGGATCACAGCGCACCCACGGCCACGGTGGCCGTCTATTACAACATCGGATTCCGGATCGAGCCACGGGACCGGACCGGGTTCGCACATCTGTTCGAGCACATGATGTTTCAGGGCTCGCGGAATCTCGGCAAGAACGAGTTCATCCAGCTGGTGCAGTCGAATGGCGGTGTGCTGAATGGCTCCACCCGGTTCGATCACACGAACTATTTCCAGGTGGTGCCGGCGCACACACTGGAGACGATGCTGTGGGCGGAGGCCGATCGCATGAAGGGCCTCGACATCACACAGGAGAATCTGACCAATCAGCAGGGTGTAGTGGCGAACGAGGTCAAGGTCAACGTTCTGAATCAGCCCTATGGCGGCTTCCCGTGGCTCGACCTGCCGCAGTATGCGAACGAGAACTGGCACAACGCGCACAACTTCTACGGCGACCTTGCGGACCTGGAGGCGGCGACCCTCGAGGATGTGCAGTCGTTCTTCAGGCAGTACTACGCACCGAACAACGCGGTCCTCGTGGTGGTCGGCGACTTCGACCCGCAGCAGACGATGGCGTGGATCCGCCAGTATTTCGGTCCCATCCCCGCAGTGGAGCTGGAGCCGAAGCCGGACATCACGGAGCCGCGCCAGACCGAAGAGAAACAGGCGGTAAAGCAGGACCCGCTGGCGAACCGGCCGGCACTGGCGCTCGGCTATCACATGCCGGCGAAGGACACGCCGGAATACTACGCCATGGCTCTCATCGATCAGATCCTGGCGCAGGGGCGTGACAGCCGGCTCTACCAGGCGCTGGTGCAGGACCGGGCGATGACGTCCGGAGTCAGTGCGGGAGCCAACTTCGCGCTTGGCAACATGTTCAATATCAACGGTCCGACGCTCTACTCCATTTCGCTGCTGCATGACGAGACTACGCCGGCCGCGTCGATCGTGGCGGCGATCGATTCCGTCATCACCGACCTGCAGACCCGGCCGGTGGATCCGGAGACGCTCGACCTGGCACTCGTCAAGATGAGGTCATGGCTGTACTCCAACGTTGAGAGCGGCTTTGGCCGTGCTGACCTGCTCGCCGCTTTCGCACTGTTCGATGATGACCCCGGGAAGATCAACCGCATCGAGGATGAGCTCCGCAAGGTCACACCGGAACTGATCATGCGCACTGCGCGCGAGTACCTGCGGACGACGAATCGCACGGTGCTCCGCGTCGAGAACCGTCCCGCGAGCTGA
- a CDS encoding DUF4153 domain-containing protein yields MTTSLTARASRYMSDSLRGVRQAPVEVIATLVVAATFSWALESGAGDAAFQAWAEIAVPCALLLVVAWTGTLLYASGRWDAVRRWAFTIGGAVVVGIYAWTLVDLRYEAEAWRAALLVAAAVAWLVALPAFSGRGDAGAERVARMRRVDGRFSLRVIGAVLYGAALFIGLALALAAVDNLFEVRLDEQIFMHVWGWIAFVLIPWIVLGGLEDYVRAAAPASAAAAEAGVGPERPPEGGDAAMTAAGAPSSGVASVAYRIALWLVPPLLALYTLILYAYVIRILATGEIPKNLVSPMLLAAGGLTALALLLFDPRPGRGVLARWLRLAPALFIPLAPLGYWVLLMRIDQYGWTEFRVVRVVVLSALVTLAIGATLQLWRRRGFSLHAAPLVLAGALLLSAVGPWSALSISRRSQEGRLTTALADVGIAAEAVGADAAAATDADSSRIVPATAYEQIRESARYLALHFGPDALPASLAAFADEQPGRVDYAARLGLKPDALPARDGLAIGGTLGRGAPLEIGGGTAYRISWTRGPLGDDRPEGVVAPDDRSVVGVALREGMRLELLVDSRLLMADLAPLLRELERTADPRGLDRLPQEHALVPLADAAGNRAGDLVVWSLRASADSTGWRLQRAEALAVVQ; encoded by the coding sequence ATGACGACCTCACTGACCGCACGCGCCAGCCGGTACATGAGCGACTCGCTTCGGGGCGTGCGCCAGGCCCCGGTGGAGGTGATCGCCACGCTCGTCGTGGCGGCGACGTTCTCGTGGGCACTGGAATCGGGCGCGGGCGACGCCGCGTTTCAGGCCTGGGCGGAGATCGCGGTCCCGTGTGCGCTGCTGCTCGTGGTCGCGTGGACGGGGACGCTGCTGTACGCCTCGGGACGCTGGGATGCCGTGCGGCGCTGGGCGTTCACGATCGGGGGCGCAGTCGTCGTCGGGATCTACGCGTGGACGCTGGTGGATCTCCGTTACGAGGCGGAAGCCTGGCGCGCGGCGCTGCTGGTGGCTGCGGCCGTGGCGTGGCTGGTCGCGCTCCCGGCGTTCAGCGGTCGCGGAGATGCCGGCGCGGAGCGGGTGGCGCGGATGCGGCGCGTGGACGGGCGTTTCTCATTGCGGGTCATTGGCGCGGTACTGTACGGCGCCGCGCTGTTCATCGGCCTCGCGCTGGCGCTCGCGGCCGTGGACAACCTCTTCGAGGTGCGGCTCGACGAGCAGATCTTCATGCACGTCTGGGGCTGGATTGCGTTCGTGCTGATCCCGTGGATCGTGCTCGGCGGCCTGGAGGATTATGTCCGCGCTGCGGCGCCCGCGTCGGCGGCAGCGGCCGAAGCAGGTGTGGGACCGGAGCGGCCGCCCGAGGGTGGAGATGCGGCCATGACAGCGGCTGGTGCGCCATCGTCCGGAGTGGCGTCCGTCGCCTATCGGATCGCGCTGTGGCTGGTGCCTCCGCTGCTCGCCCTGTACACGCTGATCCTGTACGCGTATGTCATCCGTATCCTCGCAACCGGAGAGATCCCGAAGAATCTGGTATCGCCCATGCTGCTGGCGGCCGGCGGGCTGACGGCGCTGGCGCTGCTGCTGTTCGACCCGCGGCCGGGACGCGGTGTGCTCGCGCGTTGGCTCCGGCTCGCCCCCGCGCTCTTCATCCCGCTGGCCCCGCTGGGGTACTGGGTACTGCTGATGCGCATCGACCAGTACGGCTGGACGGAGTTCCGGGTGGTGCGCGTCGTCGTGCTGAGCGCACTGGTGACGCTCGCGATCGGGGCGACGTTGCAGCTCTGGCGTCGCCGCGGGTTCAGCCTCCACGCCGCGCCGCTCGTGCTTGCGGGTGCCCTCCTGCTGAGCGCCGTGGGGCCGTGGAGCGCGCTGTCGATATCGCGACGGAGTCAGGAAGGCAGACTCACGACGGCGCTGGCGGACGTGGGCATCGCGGCGGAAGCAGTCGGCGCGGACGCGGCAGCTGCCACTGACGCCGACTCATCGCGCATCGTTCCCGCGACAGCATACGAGCAGATCCGCGAGAGCGCGCGTTACCTGGCGCTGCACTTCGGCCCGGACGCCCTGCCCGCCTCCCTGGCCGCGTTCGCGGACGAGCAGCCCGGCCGCGTCGACTACGCCGCGCGGCTGGGTCTGAAGCCGGACGCCCTTCCGGCGCGCGACGGGCTGGCCATCGGCGGGACGCTCGGTCGGGGGGCGCCTCTCGAGATCGGGGGCGGAACCGCGTACCGGATCTCCTGGACCAGAGGTCCGCTCGGCGACGACCGACCGGAGGGCGTGGTCGCGCCGGATGACCGGAGCGTCGTCGGTGTCGCGCTGCGGGAGGGCATGCGCCTCGAGCTGCTCGTCGACAGCCGGTTGCTCATGGCGGACCTGGCGCCGCTGCTGCGCGAGCTCGAGAGGACCGCCGACCCGCGCGGGCTCGACCGGTTGCCGCAGGAGCACGCACTGGTGCCACTCGCCGACGCGGCCGGTAACCGTGCTGGCGACCTCGTGGTCTGGTCGCTACGTGCCAGCGCCGACTCCACCGGCTGGCGGCTCCAGCGGGCTGAAGCTCTCGCAGTGGTGCAGTAG